The region AATTAAACATCTAACTCTTTATGCGTTTTCTACAGAAAATTGGAATCGTCCAAAATTTGAAGTAGAAATGCTGATGAAAATCTTAGTGAAGTCACTAAAGAAAGAATTACCAACTTTTACAAAGAACAATATTAAGCTCAATGCTATTGGTGATTTGTCATTACTACCAGATCAGGTTCGAAAGCAATTGGCGGAAGTAATTGAGCATACGAAAGATAATAAACACATGACCTTAACTCTAGCTCTGAGTTATGGCTCTAGAGCTGAATTAATAAATGCTGTAAAAGAAATTTCTTTTAAAGTTAAAAATAACTTAATTTCGGAGGCTGATATTGATGAATCAGTTATTAATAATCATCTTTACACGAATGATCTACCTGATGTTGACCTATTAGTTAGAACTAGTGGAGAGCAAAGAATAAGCAATTTTTTGCTATGGCAAATAGCTTATTCTGAGTTATATTTTACAGAGGTACTATGGCCGGACTTTACGGAAGAGGAACTCTATAAAGCCCTTCTTGTCTATCAAAATAGAGAGAGAAGGTTTGGAAAAACAAGTGAACAAATAAAATAAAAAACGAATCTAATGTTTCAAAAAGGTACATCTCTTTTTGCACTGTTTATCGCAGGTTTAATATACAATCACGCTGTAGCACAAGATAGTATAAAAGCCCCTTCTTTTGAAGCTCCTAAAATATATACTTTAGGGGATATAACTGTGACAGGAAAATTTAGCTTAAATCCACAAACGATAGTTACTTTTACAGGGCTTTCTAAAGGCCAAAAAATAGCAGTGCCAGGGGAAGAAATTTCTCATGCTCTTAAAAAGTTATGGGGTGTTGGTTTTTTTACTGATATCAACTTTTATGAAACATCTGTAGTAAACGACACTATTAATGTAGAACTTACACTTAATGAATTACCTCGTCTTAACGATGTTAAGATAAAAGGGTTTAAGAAAGCTAAATCAGAGGCTCTTATTAAAGAGGCTAAATTAAGTAAAGGTAAAATTGTGAATGACAACTTTTTGTCAACAACAAAGTATTTTTTACTAAACAAGTATAAGAAAGACGGATTCTATAATACAAAAGTGACACTAAATACTATTCCAAGTGATTCAACAGGAAGAAAGGTTGATTTAGTAGTAGGTGTAGATAAAGGTAAAAAGGTTCGTATTCAGGAGATTACGTTTAATGGTAATACTCAATTAGTTGATAAGAAATTAAAAAAAGCAATGAAGGAAACGAAAGAGCGTAGCCCTTTTAATCCATTGCGTATTTTTAAACCTTCTAAGTTTATAAAAGCTAAGTATGAAGAAGATTTAGGTAAGATAGTAGATAAGTATAAAGAGAGTGGTTATCGCGATGCACGTATTATCGCAGATACAACTAACTACAATCCTAAGACCAATAGAGTTAGTATTAATATTGATGTTACAGAAGGGAACAAGTATTATTTTGGTGATATTCGTTTTATCGGTAATACAGTATATACTAATAGCCAACTTAAGAGAGTATTAGGAATAGATAAAGGAGAAGTTTATAATGGTGTTTTATTAGATAAACGTATCCAAGATAAAACAGCTCCTGATGGATATGATATTACGAACTTGTATCAAAACAATGGTTATTTGTTCTCTAATATTAATCCAGTTGAGGTTAGAACAGCAAACGATACTTTAGATTTCGAAGTAAGAATTGTTGAAGGACCTATCGCTAAATTTAATAATATTACTGCATCTGGTAATGATAATACACATGATCACGTAATCCATAGAGAACTTAGAACACGTCCAGGTGAAACTTGGAATAAGGGATTGGTAATGGAAACAATGCGTAGATTAGGGCAGCTAAACATCTTTGATGCTCAGGCTATTGTTCCTGATGTGAAGAATGCAGATCCAGGAGCAGGTACGGTTGATATAGACTGGCAAGTAACAGAGAAGGGATCTAGTCAAGTTGAATTACAAGGAGGTTACGGTGGAGGAGGATTCATCGGAACTCTAGGGTTGTCATTTAATAACTTCTCTTTGAGAAATATTTTTAATAAGAAATCTTATAAACCTTTCCCTATGGGAGATGGGCAGTCTTTAGCTCTTCGTTTGCAAGGAAGTACTTATTATCAAACCTATAGTTTGAGTTTTTCTGAACCTTGGTTTAATGGACGTAAACCTATTAACTTCTTTGGTACTGTAGCTTATAGTACACAGAATCTATACGATTATGTAAATAGACGTACAGATAGAAGTAGAGGATTTGATATTACAACAATTCAGTTTGGTATCGCGAAACAATTAAATGTACCTGATGATAATTTTGTATTATCACATACATTAAGTTTCCAATATTATAACATGAAAAACTATAATACTGGATTATTTACATTCGGAGATGGAGAGTCTCGTAACTTAGCATATCAGATTGAATTGAGAAGAGATAATCGTGGTAATGACCCAATCTTCCCTACATTTGGTTCTTTCTTTAGTGTTAGTGGTAAGTTTACAGCTCCTTATTCGTTGTTTAATAATGTTGATTATAAAAATTTAGGTAACGAAGAAGCATATAAGTTACGCGCTAAAGATGGTGCAGTAGATCCTATTACTGGAACTAGTATTCCTGTAGGAACGTATTTAGACGAAAATTATAGACCTGTTAATAATTGGCAAGATGCTACAGCTGATGTAGGTAAGGTCGATCAAAAGAAATTTAACTGGCTAGAATATTATAAACTTAAATTTAAAGGAGATTGGTACACTACTATTTACGACAAGTTAGTGGTACGTGCATTAGGAGAATTTGGATTTATGGGAGCTTATAATAATGATCGCGGGGTTGTACCATTCGAAAGATTCTATGTTGGAGGTGACGGAATGGCAAACTATTCATTAGATGGACGTGAAGTAGTGCAGTTGAGAGGTTATAAAAATCAAACATTAACTCCATATAATGATAGAGGAGAACAAATAGGAGGTACTATTTACAATAAATTTACGTTAGAATTACGTTACCCTATTACATTAAAACCAAGTGCATCAGTTTATGTGTTAGCATTTGCTGAGGCTGGTAACTCTTTCGAGTCATTTAAAACATATAGCCCTTTTGAATTAAAGAGGTCTGCAGGATTCGGAGTCAGAGTATTTATGCCAATGTTTGGATTGTTAGGTATTGACTTTGGTTATGGATTTGACCCTGTAACTGGACAAGCTAAAAAGAATGGATTGGAAACACACTTCATTCTTGGACAATCGTTTTAATGTACTAGTTACATAATAAACATGATTTAGAATGAAAACGTATTTAGTATTTTTTTTTAGTATTTTTGGAGTAGTATTTTCCTTTGGACAAGGAGGAAGCGCTCGTGTAGCGTACATAGACATGGAGTATATTTTGAGTCAGACTCCGGAATACTTAGATGCTACTGGTCAGTTAGATGAAAGGGCTAATACGTGGAAAGGCGATGTAGATAAAAAGAAAGCTGAAATAAAAAAGCTAAAAGATAATTTAGCTGCTGAAAGAATTTTGTTGACACGTGAGCTGATTGATGAAAAAGAAGAAGAGATTACGATATTAGAAGATGAACTTTTTCAGTATCAACAAAAACGATTTGGTACGTCAGGGGATTTGATTACTCAAAAGATTATGTTGGCTAAGCCAATTCAGGATCAAGTTTTTGCTGTAGTAGAAGATATCGCTGAAGCTAGGAAGTTTGATTATGTATTAGATAAAAATACAGAATCTACTATGGTGATTGCTACTAAAAAGCATGACATTAGCGACCTAGTTTTACGTAGATTAGCTACTGCGCGTCGAAAGCAGGGAATGACAAAATCTGAAGCTAGGGCAGTAGAAGAGGAGGAGGAGAAGGAAGATGCAATGTCGTTAAGACAGATGAGACGTGAAGAGCAACAAAGACGTAAAGAAGAAGCTGAGAAGCAAATGCGTATTGAGGAGAAAAAGAGACAGGAGGAGCTGGCGAATGATGTAAACTATCAGAAAAAGCTTGAGCTAGAGCGTCAGAAAGAAGATATGCTAAAAGCGGAAAAAGAAAGAGCTGAACGTTTACAAAGAGAGCGTCAAGAAAAAATAGATGCACGCAATGAGCTTATTAGACAACGTAAAGAGGAGGCTGAATCTAAACGACTACAAAATCAGAGTGATACTAAAGCGAATGATAAAGTAGAAGCTCAAAAGGAACTTGTGAAGCAAAGAGAATTTGAAGCTGAAGAAAAACGCAAACAGAATCAGGAACGCAAGGATCAAATAGTAAAAGATCGAATCCAACAAATGGAAACTCAGAAAGCTGAATCTGATAGAATAAAAGCGGAAAGAGAACGTTTGTTGAAAGAAGATAGAGAACGTAAAAAACAGCAAGCCTTAGATCAGCAATCTAAAAAAACAACGATAGATGTTGAAAAACTTCTTGAAGAAAGAAGATTAGCTCAAGAGAAGAGAGATGCTGAACAACAACGCAAAAAAGAAGAGGCGTTAAAAAGAAGACAAGAATTGATAGAAGAATCTCTAAGAAAAGAAGAAGAGAGACGTCAAAGAATTCAAAAAGAACAAGAAGATAAAAGACAGTTAATTTTGCAGAAACAAGAAGAAGCAAAAAGACAAGCTGAAAAGGCTAAAAAACAATAGAATAACAATAAATATCAAATAAATCAAAAATCGAGAAAGATGAGAAAAATGAAATCTTTATTAATGGCAGCTGCATTGTTTTTTGGAGTTAGTACTACTGCTGTAATGGCTCAATCAAAAGTAGCACACGTTGACGCAAGAGCTTTAATGGCTGAATTACCAGCAATGAAAAATGCTCAAGCTGAATTAAAGAAAATCGGTGAAGGATATGAGAAAAACTTCTCAACTATGATGTCTGAATACCAAACTAAAATTCAGAAATATCAAGCTGAAGCTGCTACTGCTGGTGATGCTAAAAACGAAGAGAGAGCAAAAGAGATTGATCAGTTACAACAAAGAATCCAAGAGTTTCAAAATACAGCTCAACAAGATCTTCAAAAGAAAGAAGTTGAGTTAACTCAACCAATCTTAGAAAAAGCTTTAGCTGCAATCCAAAAAGTAGGAAAAGCTAAAGGATTTGAATTCGTATTAGATTCTTCAACAGGATCTGGTGTATTGTTAGCTAATGGTACTAACCTTATGGCTGATGTAAAGAAAGAATTAGGAGTTAACTAATTTTAGTTAAAAACGGATAAACATAAGTAAAACCACTCTGTAATAGAGTGGTTTTTTTATATTTGTATATGACTAAGAACAATCCTATAGGTTTATTTGACTCTGGTATTGGAGGAACAACTATCTGGCAAGAGATCAATCTTTTGATGCCTTGTGAAGATACTATTTTTATTGGGGATCAACGTTATGCTCCTTATGGAGTAAAATCTAAACAAGAGATTGTGGATCTCTCATTTAAAAATATTGATTACCTTCTTTCATTAAACTGTAAAATTATTGTTGTAGCATGTAATACAGCGACTACTAATGCAATTGTAGAAATGCGTGAGAAGTATGATATACCTATTATAGGAATCGAACCTGCAATTAAACCTGCTACAATCTTGACTAAAACTTCGAAAATAGGTATTCTAGCGACTAAAGGAACGATTACTAGCGACTTCTTTGCTTCTAAAGTAAAATTGTATCCTGATGTACAGATCATCGAGCAAATAGGCTATGATCTTGTCACCCTTATTGAGTCAGGTAAATTATATTCGGAAGAAATGAGATTGTTATTAACTAGTTATTTATTACCGATGGTTGATCAAGGTATAGATACGTTAGTATTAGGATGTACACATTATCCTTATCTTAAACCGATGATAGAAACGATTATTCCCAACGATATTAAAATTATCGATTCTGGAAGAGCAGTAGCTAAGCACACTAAAGAGATACTGGTAGAATTAGATCTACTATCTACTAAGACTGATGTGGGGTTAAATTATTTTTTTAGTAATACAGATATAGAAATATTAAAAACGTTTGTTCCTCAAACAGGTATTGTTGAGTATAGAGATTTCTAAGCAGTAACGATATTTAGAAGTTAAAGAGGCTAATAATCTTAGTTTATTATTCTCTTTTTTATTTAGTTGAGTTATGAAGATGTACTTAGTAAGATTAAAATACCGTTTATTAGTGCTTTATTCTTGTATTGAAATCTTTTTATAAAATAATTGAAAAAAAAAGAAAAATAGGAAAGTATAGAATGAGGTGCAGTGGTTAATCCTCATATAAGTACTGAAGGTGATTGCTAAGAATGACCTATTGGAAAATACAAATAAAAGAGGAAGTAGATGCTTCCTCTTTTTTTGTGTAGTCAATTGAAGGTTTTATATCTTTATTAAAACATCTTTTGAACCAAGGTTAATATTTTGATTTTCAGAGTGATTAAGTTTTAACGATATAGATATAGTAGTTAGTGTGCTATTCAATATATAACTAAGTGTTCGTAAATTAAATTTTTCGAAAAGTATCTGACAAGGAAAATAACTTCTTAAAAATAATGTTTTTTAGATATAGATTACCAGGTGTTTAAAGATTATATAATTAATTGTTTAGAGTATAAAGGTATACCGTGTTAATGTATGCATGCATAATTGTTTGTTTTTGTTAAATGATATGCGTGAAATTTCATTTATTTGCCTTTTATTTTAATAATAATTAAAAAGTAAGAATATGAATGTTAAAATTAGACTTAAATATTTGTAAAACTCAAAGAACTGTATATATTTGAAATAAACGAATTATAAAATAACAGTTAATTATGATAAGAAAAATATTATCACTGTCTCTACTTACTTTACTATCAACATCGGCTTTCGCAGGTGGATATAGAGTTGCAATGCAAGGGAATAAGCAACTTGCAATGGGACATACAGGAGTAGCGGTTATAAATAATGGAGCGGAATCTTTGTTCTTTAATCCCGCTGCATCTGTTTATTCAGAGAATAGGTTTAATTTTTCTGGTGGAGTTAGTTATTTAGTAGCAGATACAAAATTCCAGAATAAAACCTATGGATGGGAAAATGAAACACGTAATCCAGGAACACCTTTTTATCTTTATGGTAGTTATAAGGCAACAGATTGGATGACAGTTGGTCTAGCGGTATATTCACCTTATGGAAGTAAAGTGGAATGGGATAAAGACTGGCAAGGTTCTCATTTAGTTAATAATATCGATTTAAAGGCTATTTACGTTCAACCTACCATTGCGATTAAAGTTAGTAAACATTTCAGTTTTGGTGGGGGACCAATCTTCGTTAATGGAGGTGTGACTTTTAATAAAAACTTGTCTCGTAGTATGACCGATGAGCAAGGAAATAGAACAAATGTAACTGTAGAAGCTAAGAATGTAACAGCTTGGGGATGGACTGCAGGGTATTTAGTTAATGTAGACGATCATTTAAGATTAGGACTTAACTATCGTTCAAAAATCGTTATGGATGCTACGGATGGTAAATCTAAGTTTGATGCAGTACCAGGTTTTGGAACAAGTATCTTTAAAGATGGAAAGATTAAGGCGCAAATGCCTCTACCAGCCGAGTTGACTGTAGGAGCTTCTTATACTTGGAATAAATGGTTGTTTGCTTTTGATTATAATAGAACATTTTGGACAGCATATAAATCATTGGATATAGAATTCGTTGATAATATAGCTATTGGTACGTCTAAGAATCCACGTAATTATAAAGACTCTAGTACTTATCGTTTAGGAGTTCAGTATACTATGAATGAGCAGTTGACCTTAAGAGCGGGGTGGTATTTTGATGAAAGTCCTGTACAACAGGGGTATTTTGCACCAGAAACGCCGCGTAATGATTCACGTGCATACACTGGAGGATTAAGTTATAAATTTAAGAATGGTATAGGAATCGATTTATCATTTAGTTATTTACACTTCAGTGATACTAACAGTAGTTATGACTATTATATGGAAGATGGACAGAATGTGTCTTTTGGTGGAACATATAAATCTGCTGTAACAAGTGGGGGGATAGGAGTAAGCTATAGTTTTTAATTTAATTAAAGAGAAATCATGAAAAAAAGATATTTATTACTATTACCAGCAGTAGCTTTATTAGCTTCATGTGAACCATCTATAAAAGATGAGATAGACTCTGGCACGTATAGTGCTGGCGAGGCTGATTTTAGTTCATATGTGGCAGTTGGAAATTCACTTACTTCTGGATTTATGGATGGTACTGTATTTAAATCAGGTCAACAGAATTCATTTCCTAATATTTTAGCAGGTCAGTTTAAAGTTGTTGGAGGAGGAGAGTTTACTCAACCGTCTTATGAAGATGATGTTAATAATGTAGGAGGTCTATTATTTGGAGGTCAGGTTAATGCTGGTTTTCCTAGTAGAATGATTGTTAATATGATGCCAGGTGCTGATGGACAACCTTTAGGACCACAGAATATTAATAAAGCAGTAACAATAGAGGCGACTAAACAGCAGAAAAAAGCATATCACAATGCTGGTGTACCTGGGGCAAAAACATTTCATTTAACAGCGCCTGGATATGGTAGTTTAGCTGGATTATCAAATGGTACAGCTAACCCTTATTTTGTGCGTACAGCAACAGCTGATAATGCTACAGTATTAGGAGATGCGATGAGTCTTAAACCTACGTTTTTTACAAACTGGATAGGTGCAAATGATGTATTAGCTTATGCTACTTCAGGGGGAGAAGGAAAGGATCAAAATAAATTAGGTGGATTAGACCCTAGACAGTATGGCTCTAATGATATCACTCACGTAGGGGTGTTTAAAAATGTTTATGAAGGAATTACTACAACTCTAACTTCTCAAGGGGCAAAAGGTGTAGTAGCTACTATTCCGGATGTAACAGCAATTCCATTCTTTACCACTGTTCCTTATAATCCATTATCTCCTAAACTTATAGGAGAAGCGAATATTGATCAGCTAAATGGATTAATAGGAATGTTAAAACAAATCTTAGCTAAAGGAGGGCAAGGTGATAGACTTCAATTGATTTCTAAAACTTCAGCTAACCCTCTTTTAATTCAAGACAAGACATTAGCAGATATGTCTGCTTTATTAGAAGGAGGTTTAACTCAAGTAGTTAATGCTGGTTTGTTTCCAGTTAAGTTAACACCAGAACAAATTAAGTTTATCTCTATATCTTATGGACAAGCGAGACATGCTACTGCTAAAGATTTGATGTTACTAACAAGTAAAGCGCAAATAGGGGCAGCATTACCTCAGTCGACTGGTAATCCTGCAATGGATGCAATGTTGAAAAAAGGAGTTAGTTTTCCTATTAGTGATGCTTTTGTACTTAATCCTGTAGAACAAACTAATATTAAAGAGGCAACTGTGCAATTTAATTCTATTATCAAAGCGGTAGCAGCAAGCAAAGGTCTAGCTGTAGCAGATATGAATGATATCTTAAATAAGGCAGTTTCTGGACTTAGAGTAGAGGATGGTCAGATTTATACAGCGAATTACTTTCAAGGAATGGGGAATTTAAATACTGTTATGTTCTCGTTAGATGGAGTTCATTTAAATGCTAGAGGATATGCATTTATAGCTTCAGAGATTTTAAGAACAATTAATAAGCACTATAAAGCTACTATTCCATTAGTTAACCCAGCTGTTTATCCAGGACCTGAATTAGTGGTTGGTAA is a window of Myroides oncorhynchi DNA encoding:
- a CDS encoding isoprenyl transferase; amino-acid sequence: MNLKEQINVDNLPAHLAIIMDGNGRWAKQKGFLRTLGHENGVKSVRTTISTCAQLGIKHLTLYAFSTENWNRPKFEVEMLMKILVKSLKKELPTFTKNNIKLNAIGDLSLLPDQVRKQLAEVIEHTKDNKHMTLTLALSYGSRAELINAVKEISFKVKNNLISEADIDESVINNHLYTNDLPDVDLLVRTSGEQRISNFLLWQIAYSELYFTEVLWPDFTEEELYKALLVYQNRERRFGKTSEQIK
- a CDS encoding BamA/OMP85 family outer membrane protein, which encodes MFQKGTSLFALFIAGLIYNHAVAQDSIKAPSFEAPKIYTLGDITVTGKFSLNPQTIVTFTGLSKGQKIAVPGEEISHALKKLWGVGFFTDINFYETSVVNDTINVELTLNELPRLNDVKIKGFKKAKSEALIKEAKLSKGKIVNDNFLSTTKYFLLNKYKKDGFYNTKVTLNTIPSDSTGRKVDLVVGVDKGKKVRIQEITFNGNTQLVDKKLKKAMKETKERSPFNPLRIFKPSKFIKAKYEEDLGKIVDKYKESGYRDARIIADTTNYNPKTNRVSINIDVTEGNKYYFGDIRFIGNTVYTNSQLKRVLGIDKGEVYNGVLLDKRIQDKTAPDGYDITNLYQNNGYLFSNINPVEVRTANDTLDFEVRIVEGPIAKFNNITASGNDNTHDHVIHRELRTRPGETWNKGLVMETMRRLGQLNIFDAQAIVPDVKNADPGAGTVDIDWQVTEKGSSQVELQGGYGGGGFIGTLGLSFNNFSLRNIFNKKSYKPFPMGDGQSLALRLQGSTYYQTYSLSFSEPWFNGRKPINFFGTVAYSTQNLYDYVNRRTDRSRGFDITTIQFGIAKQLNVPDDNFVLSHTLSFQYYNMKNYNTGLFTFGDGESRNLAYQIELRRDNRGNDPIFPTFGSFFSVSGKFTAPYSLFNNVDYKNLGNEEAYKLRAKDGAVDPITGTSIPVGTYLDENYRPVNNWQDATADVGKVDQKKFNWLEYYKLKFKGDWYTTIYDKLVVRALGEFGFMGAYNNDRGVVPFERFYVGGDGMANYSLDGREVVQLRGYKNQTLTPYNDRGEQIGGTIYNKFTLELRYPITLKPSASVYVLAFAEAGNSFESFKTYSPFELKRSAGFGVRVFMPMFGLLGIDFGYGFDPVTGQAKKNGLETHFILGQSF
- a CDS encoding OmpH family outer membrane protein — protein: MKTYLVFFFSIFGVVFSFGQGGSARVAYIDMEYILSQTPEYLDATGQLDERANTWKGDVDKKKAEIKKLKDNLAAERILLTRELIDEKEEEITILEDELFQYQQKRFGTSGDLITQKIMLAKPIQDQVFAVVEDIAEARKFDYVLDKNTESTMVIATKKHDISDLVLRRLATARRKQGMTKSEARAVEEEEEKEDAMSLRQMRREEQQRRKEEAEKQMRIEEKKRQEELANDVNYQKKLELERQKEDMLKAEKERAERLQRERQEKIDARNELIRQRKEEAESKRLQNQSDTKANDKVEAQKELVKQREFEAEEKRKQNQERKDQIVKDRIQQMETQKAESDRIKAERERLLKEDRERKKQQALDQQSKKTTIDVEKLLEERRLAQEKRDAEQQRKKEEALKRRQELIEESLRKEEERRQRIQKEQEDKRQLILQKQEEAKRQAEKAKKQ
- a CDS encoding OmpH family outer membrane protein; its protein translation is MRKMKSLLMAAALFFGVSTTAVMAQSKVAHVDARALMAELPAMKNAQAELKKIGEGYEKNFSTMMSEYQTKIQKYQAEAATAGDAKNEERAKEIDQLQQRIQEFQNTAQQDLQKKEVELTQPILEKALAAIQKVGKAKGFEFVLDSSTGSGVLLANGTNLMADVKKELGVN
- the murI gene encoding glutamate racemase — its product is MTKNNPIGLFDSGIGGTTIWQEINLLMPCEDTIFIGDQRYAPYGVKSKQEIVDLSFKNIDYLLSLNCKIIVVACNTATTNAIVEMREKYDIPIIGIEPAIKPATILTKTSKIGILATKGTITSDFFASKVKLYPDVQIIEQIGYDLVTLIESGKLYSEEMRLLLTSYLLPMVDQGIDTLVLGCTHYPYLKPMIETIIPNDIKIIDSGRAVAKHTKEILVELDLLSTKTDVGLNYFFSNTDIEILKTFVPQTGIVEYRDF
- a CDS encoding OmpP1/FadL family transporter, which produces MIRKILSLSLLTLLSTSAFAGGYRVAMQGNKQLAMGHTGVAVINNGAESLFFNPAASVYSENRFNFSGGVSYLVADTKFQNKTYGWENETRNPGTPFYLYGSYKATDWMTVGLAVYSPYGSKVEWDKDWQGSHLVNNIDLKAIYVQPTIAIKVSKHFSFGGGPIFVNGGVTFNKNLSRSMTDEQGNRTNVTVEAKNVTAWGWTAGYLVNVDDHLRLGLNYRSKIVMDATDGKSKFDAVPGFGTSIFKDGKIKAQMPLPAELTVGASYTWNKWLFAFDYNRTFWTAYKSLDIEFVDNIAIGTSKNPRNYKDSSTYRLGVQYTMNEQLTLRAGWYFDESPVQQGYFAPETPRNDSRAYTGGLSYKFKNGIGIDLSFSYLHFSDTNSSYDYYMEDGQNVSFGGTYKSAVTSGGIGVSYSF
- a CDS encoding SGNH/GDSL hydrolase family protein gives rise to the protein MKKRYLLLLPAVALLASCEPSIKDEIDSGTYSAGEADFSSYVAVGNSLTSGFMDGTVFKSGQQNSFPNILAGQFKVVGGGEFTQPSYEDDVNNVGGLLFGGQVNAGFPSRMIVNMMPGADGQPLGPQNINKAVTIEATKQQKKAYHNAGVPGAKTFHLTAPGYGSLAGLSNGTANPYFVRTATADNATVLGDAMSLKPTFFTNWIGANDVLAYATSGGEGKDQNKLGGLDPRQYGSNDITHVGVFKNVYEGITTTLTSQGAKGVVATIPDVTAIPFFTTVPYNPLSPKLIGEANIDQLNGLIGMLKQILAKGGQGDRLQLISKTSANPLLIQDKTLADMSALLEGGLTQVVNAGLFPVKLTPEQIKFISISYGQARHATAKDLMLLTSKAQIGAALPQSTGNPAMDAMLKKGVSFPISDAFVLNPVEQTNIKEATVQFNSIIKAVAASKGLAVADMNDILNKAVSGLRVEDGQIYTANYFQGMGNLNTVMFSLDGVHLNARGYAFIASEILRTINKHYKATIPLVNPAVYPGPELVVGNK